Proteins from a genomic interval of Coccinella septempunctata chromosome 2, icCocSept1.1, whole genome shotgun sequence:
- the LOC123306372 gene encoding uncharacterized protein LOC123306372, with translation MTDDDIKYFNAWCEAMDDVEKPRRLLCTWHVIKNWNIQERNKLKKPDNKKGMKLRMRNILKETSISKFLELKDEYFKYLEEENELDFLKYLQNHYFQCNERIMMWAHCHRINVGINTNMAIESLHKVLKYNKMKGHQNLRIEKLLDLLEDLVNEKMWRRVIESERSNVNFYQSRRKLSV, from the exons ATGACAGATGatgacataaaatattttaatgctTGGTGCGAAGCAATGGATGATGTTGAAAAGCCAAGACGCTTACTCTGCACTTGGCATGTCATCAAAAACTGGAATATTCAAGAAAGGAATAAATTGAAGAAACCGGATAATAAGAAAGGAATGAAACTAAGAATGAGAAATATCTTGAAAGAGACCagtatttcaaaatttctagaattgaaagatgaatattttaaatatcttgaagaagaaaatGAACTGGATTTCTTGAAATACTTACAGAA tcatTATTTCCAGTGCAATGAGAGAATTATGATGTGGGCCCACTGCCACAGAATAAATGTAGGAATAAATACCAATATGGCTATTGAGAGCCTACATAAAGTActtaaatataataaaatgaagGGACATCAAAATTTACG AATCGAGAAGTTATTAGACTTATTAGAAGACCTtgttaatgaaaaaatgtggAGAAGAGTCATCGAGTCTGAAAGGTCAAATGTTAATTTCTACCAATCTAGA AGAAAGTTGTCTGTCTAG
- the LOC123308112 gene encoding uncharacterized protein LOC123308112, with protein MYCDKCRICIHKYKCTCPEYTVKTALCKHIHAVALIEKRSDSFPGPGIAENYPSIDEPSTSGVQKRTEIKEFLDETIQNQNTVLTLDPSKKREIVMKEIFMKLESLDDEDFDNIVE; from the exons ATGTATTGTGATAAATGTAGAATCTGCATTCATAAATACAAATGTACTTGTCCAGAATACACAGTAAAAACTGCATTATGTAAACACATACATGCAGTTGCTCTGATCGAAAAGAGAAGCGATTCTTTTCCAGGTCCAGGTATTGCTGAAAATTATCCATCTATTGATGAACCATCAACAAGTGGAGTACAGAAGAGGACAGAAATCAAAGAATTCCTAGATGAGACGATACAGAACCAAAATACTGTTCTTACTCTAGATCCAAGCAAAAAACGAGAG ATTGTAATGAAGgagatttttatgaaattggAATCATTAGATGATGAAGATTTTGATAATATCgtggagtaa